The DNA segment AAGATCGACAAGGCGCTGGAACACAAGCAGGAAGAGATCATGCAGGTCTGAATCTGACCGCTAAAAGGAACTGCCATGACATTCGATCAGCCCAGCAACGGCGAAGACCCGGCCCATTCTAATCATCTGCATGTTGCAGTGATCATGGACGGTAATGGCCGCTGGGCGTCCAATCGCGGATGGCCGCGTTTGGTAGGGCACCGCAAGGGCGCCGAACGCGTGCGCGAACTGGTCAATGCCTGCCCGGAAATAGGTATCAAATATCTGACGCTCTATGCGTTCTCGACAGAAAACTGGAAGCGCACCACTGAAGAAGTGATGGGGCTGATGTCCTTGTTCGCCCGCTATATCAAACGCGAGGCGGGGCGCATGGACCGCGCGGGCGTGCGGATGCGCATCATCGGGGACCGAACCCGCCTCGACCGCCACCTCAGAGAGTTGTTTGACTGGGTCGAACACGCAACTGCGGATAATGACCGCGTGCATCTGACTGTTGCGATCAATTATGGCGGGCGTGACGAAATACGCCGCGCCACGGCAGCCATCGCGCGCGAGGTCGCCGCTGGCAAGCTGCGTGCGGAAGATGTGAATGAAGAGATGATTGCGAAGCATCTGGATACGCATTTTCTGCCGGACCCTGATCTTGTGGTGCGCACCTCTGGCGAAACGCGGGTGTCGAATTTCCTGCCGTGGCAGGCCGCTTATTCGGAATATGTCTTTACGCCGGTCTTGTGGCCGGATTTCACCCCTCAGACGATGGATACCATCCTTCAGGCATTTGGCACCCGTGAACGCCGCTTTGGCGGGGTGCTCAAGTGAGTGGCCAGTCGGGCAGTTTCACGGATTTGCGCGACCGCTCTGTTTCGGGTGCGCTTATGGCACTGGTGGGGATTGGTGCCGTCTGGGCCGGTGGGCTTTGGTTTACGGTGCTGGTCTGTGCGCTGTGTGGGCTGATGGTGTGGGAGTTGACCAAGATGCTGGACAGCGCCGCACCTTTTGGCAAGGCCGAGGGTGCGGGGGGGACGGCAGCGGTGGCGCTGCTGGTGTTCTGGTTGCAGCTGTCAGGGGGCTTGTTGCTGGGCGCTCTTGCCCTGTCGGCGCTGCTGTTTGCGTGGCGTTTCCCCAAGGATCGGGGCATTGCTGCCGCCTATTTGGCGCTGATCCTGTTTGCAGGGCTTGGCCTGATCGCGCTGCGCGACAGTTTCGGGTGGGTCTGGGTCTTATGGCTGGTGTTGCTGGTCATCGGCTCTGACGTGGCGGGGTATTTCGCCGGACGCCTGCTAGGTGGACCCAAGCTGTGGCCGCGCGTCAGCCCGAAAAAGACATGGTCCGGCACTGTTGCGGGCTGGGTGCTTGCGGTGGTGATCGGGTTTGTCTTTATGTCAATTCTGGGCGCAGGGATCGGGTTGGTGCTGATCTCGGTTTTGGTTGCAATGGCAGGGCAGGCGGGTGACATTGCCGAAAGTGCGATCAAGCGCTACGCAGGCGTCAAGGACAGCTCGAACCTGATCCCCGGTCATGGCGGTGTCATGGACCGGTTTGATGCCATGATCGCTGCGGCCCTGATGATGCTGGTGCTTACCGAAACAGGGCTGATTGCCCTGATTTTGATCTGACGGTCAGCGCATGCGAGTTTCCGTTTTTGGTGCAACCGGCTCTATTGGCGAAAGCACATTCGATCTGCTGTCGCGGCGTGACGATATCGAGACGGTTGCCCTGACTGGTGGGCGCAATGTCACGCGCCTTGCGCAGCAGGCGCGCAGTCTGTCTGCGCAACTGGCAGTGACCGCGCATGATGACTGCTATCTGGCGTTGAAGCAGGCGCTTTCCGGCAGCGGGATCGAGGTCGCGGCAGGCACAGATGCGCTGATCGCTGCGGCGGAACGCCCCACCGACTGGGTTATGTCCGCGATTGTCGGTGCCGCAGGTCTGGCACCGGGGTTCCGCGCCTTGGCGCAGGGTG comes from the Roseinatronobacter monicus genome and includes:
- a CDS encoding phosphatidate cytidylyltransferase, with the protein product MSGQSGSFTDLRDRSVSGALMALVGIGAVWAGGLWFTVLVCALCGLMVWELTKMLDSAAPFGKAEGAGGTAAVALLVFWLQLSGGLLLGALALSALLFAWRFPKDRGIAAAYLALILFAGLGLIALRDSFGWVWVLWLVLLVIGSDVAGYFAGRLLGGPKLWPRVSPKKTWSGTVAGWVLAVVIGFVFMSILGAGIGLVLISVLVAMAGQAGDIAESAIKRYAGVKDSSNLIPGHGGVMDRFDAMIAAALMMLVLTETGLIALILI
- the uppS gene encoding polyprenyl diphosphate synthase, with the protein product MTFDQPSNGEDPAHSNHLHVAVIMDGNGRWASNRGWPRLVGHRKGAERVRELVNACPEIGIKYLTLYAFSTENWKRTTEEVMGLMSLFARYIKREAGRMDRAGVRMRIIGDRTRLDRHLRELFDWVEHATADNDRVHLTVAINYGGRDEIRRATAAIAREVAAGKLRAEDVNEEMIAKHLDTHFLPDPDLVVRTSGETRVSNFLPWQAAYSEYVFTPVLWPDFTPQTMDTILQAFGTRERRFGGVLK